A window from Cygnus olor isolate bCygOlo1 chromosome 13, bCygOlo1.pri.v2, whole genome shotgun sequence encodes these proteins:
- the SLC25A43 gene encoding solute carrier family 25 member 43: MATWRRDGRLTAVQRLGCAGLAGALSLSLTAPLELLTVLAQVGTWHCRQGLRGAGSSLCRSEGLRALWKGNFTACLRLFPYSALQLAASRRLVILFTDELGHISHWRAIIAGSLAGMVATIVTYPTDVIKTRLIVQNRLEPSYEGILHAFYKICHQEGLLALYRGVSPAILGAVPFSAGSFFVYINLDKIWREPVVRFTPLQNFINGCVAAGVAQTLSFPFETVKRKMQAQSPWLPHYGAVDVHFTGMADCFRQTVKNKGVLGLWSGLTPSLLKIVPYFGVMFSTFEFCKRVCLYRNGYIESPLSYKLTPGVDQSLQPQELRELKLLRRENFEPRKSALEN, encoded by the exons atgGCCACCTGGCGGCGGGACGGCCGGCTGACCGCCGTGCAGCGGCTGGGCTGCGCCGGGCTGGCGGGCGCGCTGAGCCTCAGCCTGACGGCGCCGCTGGAGCTGCTGACGGTGCTGGCGCAGGTGGGCACCTGGCACTGCCGGCAGGGGCTGCGAGGAGCCGGGAGCAGCCTGTGCCGGTCCGAGGGGCTGCGGGCCCTCTGGAAGGGGAACTTCACCGCCTGCCTGCGGCTCTTCCCCTACAGCGCCCTGCAGCTCGCCGCCTCCCGCCG ACTTGTTATCCTTTTCACGGATGAGTTGGGTCATATTTCCCACTGGAGGGCCATCATAGCAGGAAGTCTGGCTGGCATGGTTGCAACCATTGTGACTTACCCTACTGACGTAATTAAAACCCGGCTCATTGTGCAGAATCGCCTGGAACCATCTTATGAAGGAATTCTTCATGCTTTTTACAAAATTTGTCATCAAGAAGGACTTCTTGCACTTTACCGTGGTGTTTCACCAGCTATATTAG GTGCTGTTCCATTTTCTGCAGGCTCTTTCTTTGTTTACATCAATCTGGACAAAATCTGGCGAGAACCCGTAGTTCGTTTCACTCCTCTCCAGAACTTCATCAACGGCTGTGTAGCAGCTGGGGTAGCACAGACgctttctttcccctttgaGACTGTCAAGAGGAAGATGCAG GCGCAGAGCCCTTGGCTTCCCCACTACGGAGCGGTTGACGTGCATTTCACTGGCATGGCTGACTGTTTCCGGCAAACTGTGAAGAACAAAGGTGTACTCGGACTTTGGAGTGGACTCACACCCAGTCTGCTCAAG attgTTCCATATTTTGGTGTTATGTTTAGCACCTTTGAATTCTGCAAGCGGGTCTGTCTGTACAGAAATGGCTATATCGAATCTCCTTTAAGTTACAAGCTAACTCCTGGCGTGGATCAGAGTTTACAGCCACAAGAACTGAGAGAATTAAAGCTCCTCCGAAGAGAAAACTTTGAGCCAAGGAAATCAGCTCTTGAAAACTGA